One window of Phalacrocorax carbo chromosome 1, bPhaCar2.1, whole genome shotgun sequence genomic DNA carries:
- the SLC16A8 gene encoding monocarboxylate transporter 3 → MGRADPEEGQLPAPVKPPDGGWGWIVLFGCFVITGFSYAFPKAVSVYFKELMKDFHVGYSDTAWISSIMLAMLYGTGPVCSIMVNQFGCRPVMLIGGLLASSGMILASFTTNIIELYLTAGVLTGLGMALNFQPSLIMLGTYFDKRRPLANGLAAAGSPVFLSSLSPLGQVLLEKFGWRGGFLIMGGLLLNCCTCGAVMRPLDMGMKRKMEKAQDKYEAKEMLPIGGKSEEGISTTDGTKKAKKAKKKPKKGKKLLDFSIFSNRGFIIYTISKFILVLGLFVPPILLVNYAKDTGVPDTEAAFLLSIIGFIDIFARPACGMVAGLKWVRPHVAYLFSFAMLFNGLTDICSARASNYTGLVIFCVFFGISYGMVGALQFEVLMAIVGSQKFSSAIGLVLLIEAFAVLIGPPSAGRLVDALKNYEVIFYLAGSEVVLSALFLAMATYCCLNQGKKNEPPPEKNPSVGGGSDTEEAESDVHEDEEHSSDNHQPPHSTDNAVVVTSEEANHVAEEQSGEGGGCPEGDGEVLSRDGCNANQTVERDSF, encoded by the exons ATGGGGAGAGCTGACCCAGAGGAAGGACAGCTCCCAGCTCCTGTGAAGCCCCCAGATGGTGGCTGGGGCTGGATTGTGCTCTTCGGCTGCTTTGTGATCACTGGCTTCTCCTATGCCTTCCCAAAAGCCGTCAGTGTCTACTTCAAGGAGCTCATGAAAGATTTCCATGTAGGCTACAGTGACACAGCCTGGATCTCCTCCATCATGCTGGCCATGCTCTACGGGACAG GACCAGTATGCAGCATCATGGTGAACCAGTTTGGCTGCCGGCCTGTGATGCTCATCGGTGGGCTGCTAGCTTCCTCTGGGATGATCCTGGCATCTTTTACTACCAACATCATCGAGCTTTATCTGACAGCTGGCGTGCTGACAG GTCTGGGGATGGCGTTGAACTTCCAGCCCTCACTGATCATGCTGGGCACCTACTTTGACAAGCGTCGGCCTCTTGCCAATGgactggctgctgctgggagccctGTCTTCCTTTCCTCACTCTCTCCACTGGGGCAAGTGCTGCTGGAGAAGTTTGGTTGGCGAGGAGGGTTCCTTATCATGGGGGGCCTTCTGCTTAACTGCTGCACTTGTGGGGCAGTCATGAGACCCCTGGATATGGGCATGAAGCGGAAGATGGAGAAAGCTCAGGACAAATATGAAGCCAAGGAGATGCTGCCCATAGGAGGAAAATCAGAGGAGGGAATCAGCACCACTGATGGAACCAAGAAAGCCAAGAAAGCCAAGAAGAAGcccaaaaaaggaaagaagcttcTGGATTTTAGTATCTTTTCCAACCGAGGGTTTATCATTTACACTATTTCAAAGTTCATCCTGGTTTTGGGTCTCTTTGTGCCCCCCATATTGCTTGTCAACTACGCGAAGGACACAGGTGTGCCAGACACAGAGGCTGCATTCTTGCTCTCCATCATTGGTTTCATAGACATCTTTGCCCGCCCAGCCTGTGGCATGGTGGCAGGGTTGAAGTGGGTCCGCCCTCACGTGGCGTACCTGTTCAGCTTCGCTATGCTCTTCAATGGCTTGACAGACATCTGCAGTGCCAGGGCTAGCAATTACACAGGGCTCGTCatcttctgtgtcttttttggCATCTCTTACGGCATGGTGGGGGCACTGCAGTTTGAGGTGCTGATGGCCATCGTTGGCTCCCAGAAGTTCTCCAGTGCCATTGGGCTGGTCCTACTTATCGAGGCTTTCGCTGTGCTCATCGGTCCACCCTCTGCAG GCCGCCTGGTCGATGCTCTCAAGAACTACGAGGTGATCTTCTACCTGGCAGGCTCAGAGGTGGTGCTCTCCGCTCTCTTCCTGGCCATGGCCACCTACTGCTGCCTGAACCAAGGGAAGAAGAATGAACCTCCCCCAGAGAAGAACCCCTCTGTAGGGGGCGGGAGTGACACCGAGGAAGCAGAGTCCGATGTGCACGAAGACGAGGAGCACAGCAGTGACAACCACcagccaccccacagcaccGACAACGCTGTGGTGGTGACCAGTGAGGAGGCCAACCAtgtggcagaggagcagagtggggagggaggcgggTGTCCTGAGGGGGACGGGGAGGTGTTGTCACGAGATGGCTGCAACGCTAACCAGACGGTGGAGAGGGACAGTTTTTAG